A genome region from Methylobacterium sp. FF17 includes the following:
- a CDS encoding DUF6894 family protein — protein sequence MGSSSCSSGAVRSARDAALPRCAPDKTLMPRYFLNIRDHDALIVDPDGDDLPNLDDARIMALEIIQDIMGRPETYGNSRLWSARCFEITDESGTILMSIPFPGV from the coding sequence GTGGGTAGCTCAAGCTGCTCAAGCGGTGCCGTTCGATCCGCGCGCGATGCGGCATTACCCCGGTGCGCGCCGGACAAGACGCTTATGCCTCGATACTTCCTCAACATCAGGGATCACGATGCCCTGATCGTCGATCCGGACGGCGACGACCTGCCGAACCTGGACGATGCCCGCATCATGGCGTTGGAAATCATCCAAGACATCATGGGGCGTCCCGAAACCTACGGCAATTCCCGACTCTGGAGCGCACGGTGCTTCGAGATCACCGACGAGTCCGGCACGATCCTCATGAGCATCCCGTTTCCGGGTGTCTGA
- a CDS encoding Crp/Fnr family transcriptional regulator — protein sequence MDLASGPPLPGNLLLDSLRAEDRALLDPYLEVSTCQRGETLFEVGTSVTAIAFPCDRTVVSLMVVMRDGRGAETATVGREGAVGGVVSSGFLPASTHAVVQIGGPVLRLDAARLQEVKARSPLLRNLFTRYGDCLLAQVLQSVACNALHPIEARCLRWLLTLQDRMGTESLPVTHELLAAMLGVQRTYLTRILSALQRQGLIEVGRGRIIMRSRPAAEMEACECHGVVRRHYEAVLGAIYGADGLLLAVPPAINRARPEGIRSLADPELA from the coding sequence ATGGACTTGGCCTCCGGCCCGCCCCTTCCGGGCAATCTTCTCCTCGATTCTCTGCGCGCCGAAGATCGGGCGTTGCTCGACCCGTATCTTGAAGTCTCCACCTGTCAGCGCGGCGAGACATTGTTCGAGGTCGGGACGTCCGTCACGGCGATTGCTTTTCCATGTGACCGAACCGTCGTCAGCCTGATGGTGGTCATGCGGGACGGGCGTGGCGCCGAGACCGCCACTGTCGGCCGTGAGGGCGCGGTGGGGGGTGTCGTCAGCAGCGGCTTCCTCCCGGCCTCGACGCATGCGGTGGTACAGATCGGCGGCCCGGTGCTCCGCCTCGACGCCGCGCGCCTGCAGGAGGTCAAAGCGCGTTCGCCGCTGCTGCGAAACCTGTTCACCCGCTACGGCGATTGCCTGCTGGCGCAGGTGCTGCAATCGGTGGCCTGCAACGCCCTGCACCCGATCGAGGCCCGCTGCCTGCGCTGGCTCCTGACCCTGCAGGACCGGATGGGAACGGAATCCCTGCCGGTGACGCACGAGCTCCTCGCCGCCATGCTCGGCGTGCAGCGGACCTACCTGACCCGGATCCTGAGCGCGCTTCAGCGGCAGGGCCTGATCGAGGTCGGGCGGGGGCGCATCATCATGCGCAGCAGGCCCGCGGCCGAGATGGAGGCCTGCGAGTGCCACGGGGTGGTCCGGCGTCACTACGAGGCGGTCCTCGGCGCGATCTACGGGGCCGACGGCCTGCTGCTCGCGGTTCCGCCGGCGATCAACCGGGCGAGACCGGAGGGGATTCGGTCCCTCGCCGACCCCGAACTGGCCTGA
- a CDS encoding PAS domain-containing sensor histidine kinase — MTTPPADGPQGMPQDASGSDSSPAPACGGDAFLLRLAVEAAGIGIFDYDVVTETLHWDAQTRALFGVGTQSVTYVGTFLPALHGDDLARVDGAVRAALDPSGSGTFDCEYRIGAGAAERWLAARGQMVTAAGRGPRLVGTVRDITETKRAEIALRATEERYRLVARATNDAIWDWDLNADVVLWNEALTTAYGWAPDQVEPTGAWWLSRIHPEDRAGVEADIRAAIVGGAADWSHEYRFLRADGSYADVLDRGYTVRDGSGAPLRMIGAMLDLTERNRTSAQFRAVFQGANIGIVQFDPRTVRALAVNAKLCEIWGAPEAEILGHSLARWTPPEDDGERMALHARLASGQTMQVRLEKRYRRLDGRIIWARVNLVSQQLGNDIHATAMIEDITEEKQADARREALIALSDRLRDLRTHAEIVAATAESLGRTLGVARAGYAQVDPSGQVASITPDWVAAGARQAAGAKGLPIAPRPTLAASVVRLGRGDVISVGDLAATPERVDDPESYARLGIRAVIKVPVLRRGRLVGILYVLDTSARDWSAGEVGFAREVAERAWGGLVRVEADEQQRILNRELSHRLKNTLAIVQAIASQTLRNVTDVEAAKEALAARLIALGKAHDILLAGVHESAEMEAVMRGALSIHDDRQPGRFRLSGPPVSLGAKAALSLALMLHELATNAAKYGALSVPEGRVALEWSLRDDASGPIVDLSWSEADGPPVVPPTRKGFGSRLIERGLVGAVGGTIRLDYAPTGLICRVVAPLAGFQANS, encoded by the coding sequence ATGACGACACCACCCGCAGACGGGCCGCAGGGCATGCCACAGGATGCGTCCGGTTCGGACTCGTCGCCTGCACCGGCGTGCGGCGGCGACGCCTTCCTGCTGCGGCTCGCGGTGGAGGCCGCCGGCATCGGGATCTTCGACTACGACGTCGTAACCGAGACCCTTCACTGGGACGCGCAGACCCGCGCGCTCTTCGGCGTCGGCACACAATCCGTCACCTACGTGGGCACCTTCCTACCCGCGCTGCACGGCGACGACCTGGCGCGGGTGGACGGGGCCGTGCGCGCCGCCCTCGATCCGTCGGGGTCGGGGACGTTCGACTGCGAGTACCGGATCGGAGCCGGCGCTGCCGAGCGCTGGCTGGCGGCCCGCGGCCAGATGGTGACGGCGGCGGGACGCGGCCCGCGCCTCGTCGGCACCGTACGGGACATCACGGAGACCAAGCGGGCGGAGATCGCCCTGCGTGCCACCGAGGAACGGTATCGCCTCGTGGCGCGGGCCACCAACGACGCGATCTGGGATTGGGATCTCAACGCCGACGTCGTGCTCTGGAACGAGGCACTGACCACCGCCTATGGCTGGGCGCCGGACCAGGTCGAGCCCACCGGCGCCTGGTGGCTGTCCCGGATCCACCCGGAGGACCGCGCAGGCGTCGAGGCGGATATCCGCGCAGCGATCGTCGGTGGTGCCGCCGACTGGAGTCACGAGTACCGCTTCCTGCGCGCCGACGGGAGCTATGCCGATGTCCTCGACCGGGGCTACACGGTCCGCGACGGCTCCGGCGCGCCACTGCGGATGATCGGCGCCATGCTCGACCTCACCGAGCGGAACCGGACGAGCGCTCAGTTCCGCGCCGTGTTCCAGGGCGCCAATATCGGCATCGTCCAGTTCGATCCCCGCACCGTTCGCGCCCTCGCGGTGAACGCCAAGCTCTGCGAAATCTGGGGCGCGCCCGAAGCCGAGATCCTCGGCCATTCCCTGGCCCGCTGGACGCCGCCCGAGGATGACGGCGAGCGGATGGCGCTGCACGCGCGCCTCGCCTCCGGGCAGACCATGCAGGTCCGCCTGGAGAAGCGGTACCGGCGGCTCGACGGGCGCATCATCTGGGCCCGGGTCAACCTCGTCTCGCAGCAACTCGGCAACGACATCCATGCCACCGCGATGATCGAGGACATCACCGAGGAAAAGCAAGCCGATGCCCGCCGCGAGGCCCTGATCGCCCTCAGCGATCGCCTGCGCGACCTGCGCACCCATGCCGAGATCGTGGCCGCCACGGCCGAGAGCCTCGGCCGGACCCTCGGCGTCGCCCGCGCGGGTTATGCCCAGGTCGATCCCAGCGGGCAGGTGGCCTCGATCACCCCCGACTGGGTCGCCGCGGGCGCCCGGCAGGCCGCCGGTGCGAAGGGACTGCCCATCGCCCCGCGGCCCACCCTGGCCGCGAGCGTCGTCCGCCTCGGGCGCGGCGACGTCATCAGCGTTGGGGATCTCGCCGCCACGCCGGAGCGCGTCGACGATCCCGAGAGCTATGCCCGCCTCGGCATCCGCGCGGTCATCAAGGTGCCTGTCCTGCGGCGCGGCCGGCTGGTCGGCATCCTCTACGTCCTCGACACCTCTGCACGCGACTGGAGCGCGGGCGAGGTCGGCTTCGCCCGCGAGGTGGCCGAACGGGCCTGGGGCGGCCTCGTCCGCGTCGAGGCGGACGAGCAGCAGCGCATCCTCAACCGCGAACTCAGCCACCGGCTGAAGAACACCCTGGCCATCGTCCAGGCGATCGCCTCGCAGACCCTGCGCAACGTCACGGACGTGGAGGCGGCCAAGGAAGCCCTGGCCGCGCGCCTCATCGCCCTCGGCAAGGCGCACGACATCCTGCTCGCCGGGGTGCATGAGAGCGCCGAGATGGAGGCGGTGATGCGCGGCGCCCTCTCGATCCACGACGACCGCCAGCCCGGGCGCTTCCGCCTGTCCGGCCCACCGGTCTCCCTCGGCGCGAAGGCCGCCCTGTCCCTGGCACTGATGCTGCACGAACTGGCGACCAACGCAGCGAAGTATGGCGCGCTCTCGGTCCCCGAGGGCCGCGTCGCCCTGGAATGGTCCCTGCGGGACGACGCCTCCGGGCCCATCGTCGACCTGTCCTGGTCCGAGGCGGACGGTCCCCCGGTGGTGCCCCCCACCCGGAAGGGTTTCGGCTCCCGGCTGATCGAGCGCGGCCTCGTCGGCGCCGTCGGCGGCACGATCCGCCTCGACTACGCCCCCACCGGCCTGATCTGCCGCGTGGTGGCGCCCCTCGCCGGCTTCCAGGCGAATTCCTGA
- a CDS encoding heme ABC transporter permease, which produces MWTRLAHPGHFLRWTQPVMPWLAGLSALLLAAGLYLTWFVVPPDYQQGETVRIMYIHVPAAWLGVFFYGAMALSALGTLVWRHPLADVAQRAAAPIGAAFTLICLVTGSLWGKPMWGTYWVWDARLTSMLVLFLIYCGIIALWRTIEDPNRAARAIAILTLVGAVNLPIIKFSVNWWSTLHQPASIMRMGGSAIDPSMLYPLLEMILAFTLLGVTLHLYAMRTEILRRRVRALTIREAERLDAGQPSSRGSTAAPSPIGQAVQGL; this is translated from the coding sequence ATGTGGACTCGCCTCGCCCATCCCGGCCACTTCCTGCGCTGGACGCAGCCCGTGATGCCGTGGCTCGCGGGTCTTTCGGCCCTGCTCCTCGCGGCCGGCCTCTACCTGACCTGGTTCGTGGTGCCGCCCGACTACCAGCAGGGCGAGACCGTCCGGATCATGTACATCCACGTGCCGGCGGCCTGGCTGGGGGTGTTCTTCTACGGGGCCATGGCGCTCTCGGCGCTCGGCACCCTGGTCTGGCGCCATCCCCTGGCGGACGTGGCGCAGCGCGCCGCCGCGCCGATCGGCGCGGCCTTCACGCTGATCTGCCTCGTGACCGGCTCCCTCTGGGGCAAGCCGATGTGGGGCACCTACTGGGTCTGGGACGCGCGCCTGACCTCCATGCTGGTGCTGTTCCTCATCTATTGCGGCATCATCGCCCTGTGGCGGACCATCGAGGACCCCAACCGGGCCGCGCGCGCCATCGCGATCCTGACGCTGGTGGGCGCGGTCAACCTGCCGATCATCAAGTTCTCGGTGAACTGGTGGTCGACGCTGCACCAGCCGGCCTCGATCATGCGCATGGGCGGCTCCGCCATCGATCCGAGCATGCTCTATCCGCTGCTGGAGATGATCCTCGCCTTCACCCTGCTCGGGGTGACGCTGCACCTCTACGCCATGCGTACCGAGATCCTGCGCCGCCGGGTCCGCGCCCTGACGATTCGCGAGGCCGAGCGGCTCGATGCGGGCCAGCCCTCCTCACGCGGCTCCACCGCCGCGCCCTCCCCCATCGGACAGGCCGTGCAGGGGCTCTGA
- a CDS encoding Crp/Fnr family transcriptional regulator — MSVPSQRYVRNRLLGTLEGNDYDAVRAIAESVSLSRRDVLIAAHAPITHLHFLESGIASEVATTPGGRRIEVCITGREGLVGVPLLLDVDRTPHETFVQIEGEAVRVESEAFRRLIEDRVSLRQVFARYAYVTHLQTADTALSNGSHTLEERLARWLLMCHDRVDGDEFPVTHEFLSTMLGVRRPGVTTAIHNLEGAGAIKARRSHVQVLDRAKLKVAAGDSYGVPEAEYQRLLTPER; from the coding sequence ATGTCGGTGCCGTCACAGCGATACGTTCGAAACCGGCTTCTCGGCACCCTCGAAGGGAACGATTACGACGCCGTCCGCGCAATCGCCGAGTCCGTATCCCTCTCGCGCCGCGATGTCCTGATCGCGGCCCACGCGCCGATCACCCATCTGCACTTCCTCGAATCCGGCATTGCTTCGGAGGTGGCCACCACGCCCGGAGGCCGGCGCATCGAGGTGTGCATCACCGGCCGGGAGGGCCTCGTCGGCGTACCCCTGCTGCTCGACGTGGACCGGACACCGCACGAAACCTTCGTGCAGATCGAGGGCGAGGCGGTGCGCGTGGAAAGCGAAGCCTTCCGCCGGTTGATCGAGGATCGGGTCAGCTTGCGGCAGGTCTTTGCCCGCTACGCCTACGTGACGCATCTCCAGACGGCCGATACCGCCCTGTCGAACGGCAGCCACACCCTGGAGGAACGCCTCGCCCGCTGGCTGCTGATGTGCCACGACCGGGTCGATGGCGACGAGTTCCCGGTGACCCACGAGTTCCTGTCGACGATGCTCGGCGTGCGCCGGCCCGGGGTTACCACCGCGATCCACAACCTCGAGGGCGCCGGAGCGATCAAGGCCCGGCGTTCGCACGTCCAGGTGCTGGATCGTGCCAAGCTGAAGGTCGCGGCTGGGGACAGCTACGGCGTGCCCGAGGCCGAGTACCAGCGCCTGCTCACGCCCGAACGCTGA
- a CDS encoding DUF3280 domain-containing protein → MPSTFIRSRGRVRLTFLLAALTGLMATGAAPAEVLPAPDLAILPIRLLDTSGEPNDQSAVHTSRLTAMASDLSAQLGGDSEFRIIGISAAVLAQACPESDAVCILAQARRTGAPLVFVGVIHKSSTLIMQMFARVVDTESGAARITRELNFRGDTDESWQRMTTFLTRDIVKELHTKN, encoded by the coding sequence ATGCCGTCGACCTTCATCCGCAGCCGCGGTCGCGTTCGTCTGACCTTTCTGCTCGCCGCGCTGACAGGGCTCATGGCCACCGGCGCTGCCCCGGCCGAAGTCCTTCCCGCACCGGACCTCGCCATTCTGCCGATCCGATTGCTCGACACCTCGGGTGAACCGAATGATCAGTCGGCGGTCCACACGTCCCGTTTGACGGCAATGGCAAGCGACCTCTCTGCGCAACTCGGTGGTGACAGCGAGTTCCGAATCATCGGGATATCGGCTGCGGTCCTCGCACAGGCCTGTCCCGAGTCTGATGCCGTCTGCATCCTGGCGCAGGCGCGAAGGACCGGGGCACCGCTTGTCTTCGTCGGTGTCATCCACAAGAGCAGTACGCTCATCATGCAGATGTTCGCGCGCGTGGTGGACACGGAATCCGGTGCCGCCCGGATCACCCGCGAACTCAACTTCCGCGGCGATACCGACGAATCCTGGCAGCGGATGACCACGTTCCTGACACGAGACATCGTCAAGGAATTGCACACGAAGAACTGA
- the ccmD gene encoding heme exporter protein CcmD → MILGPHAGYILGAYAFTVLVIGALIGHALRDHRTQKRALATLQDGAGERP, encoded by the coding sequence ATGATTCTCGGCCCGCATGCCGGCTACATCCTCGGCGCCTACGCCTTCACCGTCCTCGTCATCGGCGCCCTGATCGGCCACGCCCTGCGCGATCACCGGACGCAGAAGCGGGCGCTGGCCACGCTGCAGGACGGCGCGGGGGAGCGCCCGTGA
- a CDS encoding Crp/Fnr family transcriptional regulator, translated as MRCSFEQGAILEAPGQPVEAVHFPEPGMLSVVAHAADGTQAEVGIVGPEGMTGLPLLNGVDASPHTTLVQVPCRTLRIETEAFRRALVDSPALQEHLQRYAQVFTVQLAQGALCNAQFTIEQRLARWLLMCHDRADREDLPLTHELLSLMLGVRRAGVTTGLRVLELAGALKTRRGGIGIRDRAALMAIAGASYGVPEAEYARILAGV; from the coding sequence GTGCGCTGCTCCTTCGAGCAGGGCGCGATCCTGGAAGCGCCCGGCCAGCCGGTGGAGGCCGTGCATTTCCCCGAGCCCGGGATGCTGTCGGTCGTGGCCCATGCCGCCGACGGCACCCAGGCCGAGGTCGGCATCGTCGGGCCCGAGGGCATGACGGGCCTGCCCCTCCTCAACGGCGTCGATGCTTCGCCCCATACCACCCTCGTCCAGGTGCCCTGCCGGACGCTGCGCATCGAGACCGAGGCCTTCCGCCGGGCGCTCGTCGACAGTCCGGCCTTGCAGGAGCACCTGCAGCGCTACGCGCAGGTGTTCACCGTGCAACTGGCCCAGGGCGCGCTCTGCAACGCGCAGTTCACCATCGAGCAGCGCCTCGCCCGTTGGCTCCTGATGTGCCACGACCGCGCCGACCGCGAGGACCTCCCCCTCACCCACGAACTCCTGTCGCTGATGCTCGGCGTACGTCGCGCGGGCGTGACCACGGGCTTGCGGGTGCTCGAACTCGCCGGGGCCCTGAAGACGCGACGCGGCGGCATCGGCATCCGCGACCGCGCGGCCCTCATGGCCATCGCGGGGGCCTCCTATGGTGTGCCGGAGGCCGAATACGCCCGGATCCTCGCGGGCGTCTGA
- a CDS encoding DsbE family thiol:disulfide interchange protein, with the protein MSEPVTEAPAPARRSLLVILPLVTFVVLAGIFFLRLRSGVDPAAIPSALIGKPAPAFALPAMPGLSANGAPVPGLARSDLLGGVTVVNFWASWCAPCQIEHPQLMRLAREPGVRLVGIDYKDTPENGRRFLTRNGVPFQAVGMDVEGRAGIDFGVYGVPETFIIGPDGTIRDKLVGIVTPENYASVLAKVQAAGQPAVR; encoded by the coding sequence GTGAGCGAACCCGTGACGGAGGCTCCGGCGCCGGCCCGCCGATCGCTCCTGGTGATCCTGCCGCTGGTCACCTTCGTGGTGCTCGCCGGGATCTTCTTCCTGCGGCTCCGCTCGGGCGTCGACCCGGCCGCCATTCCCTCCGCTCTGATCGGCAAGCCCGCGCCCGCCTTCGCCCTGCCGGCGATGCCCGGCCTCTCGGCCAACGGCGCGCCCGTCCCCGGCCTTGCGCGCAGCGATCTTCTCGGCGGTGTCACGGTCGTGAACTTCTGGGCGTCCTGGTGCGCGCCCTGCCAGATCGAGCATCCCCAGCTGATGCGCCTCGCGCGGGAGCCCGGGGTGCGGCTGGTGGGGATCGATTACAAGGACACGCCGGAGAACGGTCGCCGCTTCCTGACGCGCAACGGCGTGCCGTTCCAGGCGGTCGGAATGGATGTCGAGGGGCGCGCCGGCATCGATTTCGGCGTCTACGGCGTTCCCGAGACCTTCATCATCGGACCGGACGGCACGATCCGCGACAAGCTCGTCGGCATCGTCACGCCGGAGAATTATGCCAGCGTCCTCGCCAAGGTCCAGGCCGCCGGCCAGCCTGCGGTACGCTGA
- a CDS encoding AraC family transcriptional regulator yields the protein MRIGLTKARSMGPVAQAVERAGGSVARVFRRADMPLRLIEEPDRLMRLSDQLSIVENAAREIGDAALPARLSLEAGVASLGPYGVRVCASETLGVALNLGTALISEHLQTATAMDVTVRDGRADVTYAVTDASVVGRQKNEILALGYILDVLRRFLGAGFVPEEASVSGAILQDRGAIEDALGCGLSLRSGASVRFDARYLGTPNPCSVSDADQIDATPVPDPGDFLLCADHLIRLGMLESRPSIDWLCRRLSLSRRSLQRRFETHGTTFAACLTAALVSEAKRQLASTNRPIGQIALDLGYADPAHFSRAFQGWTGCPPRAWRHGMHS from the coding sequence ATGCGAATCGGCTTGACGAAGGCACGCTCGATGGGACCCGTCGCGCAGGCGGTGGAGCGGGCTGGCGGCTCGGTCGCACGAGTTTTCCGGCGCGCAGACATGCCGCTGCGGCTCATCGAGGAGCCCGATCGGCTCATGCGTCTCTCCGATCAACTCTCCATTGTCGAGAACGCTGCGCGCGAGATCGGCGACGCAGCCTTACCCGCTCGTTTGTCGCTCGAAGCCGGGGTCGCGAGTCTCGGCCCTTACGGCGTGCGCGTCTGTGCCTCCGAAACCCTCGGTGTCGCCCTGAACCTGGGTACGGCCCTGATCAGCGAGCATCTTCAGACCGCGACTGCGATGGATGTGACCGTTCGCGATGGACGTGCCGACGTGACCTACGCTGTGACGGATGCGAGCGTGGTCGGGCGTCAGAAGAACGAGATCCTGGCGCTCGGCTACATCCTCGACGTGCTGCGACGATTTCTAGGGGCCGGTTTCGTGCCCGAGGAAGCCAGCGTTTCGGGCGCAATCCTGCAAGATCGCGGCGCGATCGAGGACGCGCTCGGCTGCGGCCTGAGTCTGCGCAGCGGCGCTAGCGTCCGTTTCGACGCCCGATATCTCGGGACACCCAACCCGTGCAGCGTTTCCGACGCGGACCAGATCGACGCCACACCTGTCCCCGATCCGGGCGACTTCCTTCTCTGCGCCGATCACTTGATCCGGCTCGGCATGCTTGAGTCGCGGCCGTCGATCGATTGGCTCTGTAGGCGACTCAGCCTGTCGCGCCGCTCGCTTCAGCGCCGGTTCGAGACTCACGGGACCACCTTTGCGGCCTGCCTGACAGCAGCTTTGGTATCAGAGGCGAAGCGGCAACTCGCATCCACCAATCGACCCATCGGACAGATCGCCCTGGATCTCGGCTACGCCGACCCGGCCCACTTCAGCCGCGCGTTCCAGGGCTGGACGGGATGTCCGCCCCGGGCTTGGCGGCATGGGATGCATTCCTGA